The DNA segment TTCATGTACCGTGCGAAACGAGCCGGCGGGCTCGGACTTCACGCCGGCAGTAAACGCGTGACAGTGTCGGACGCCGAGGGAACCCAACGAACCGTCGGACAGCTCTTTCTCGGCCTCTCTGCGACCGGCAAGTCGACGCTCACATCACACGGCTGCTGGTTAGAGGAGCCGGAACACGCGGCGATGTTACAGGACGACGTCTGCGCGTTACTCCCGGACGGCTCGGTCGCGGGAAGCGAAGGGCAGGGACTCTACATCAAGACGGACGGGTTGACGAAGTCCGAACAGCCAGCGCTGTACGAGGCCGCGACGGCAGACTCCGCCGTCCTCGAGAACGTCGTGGTCGCGGACGACGGGACCGTCGACTTCGACGACGACCGTTACACCGCGAACGCGCGCGCGGTCGTCCAGCGATCCGAACTGTCGAGCGCCGCCGACGAGATCGATCTCCCGCACGTCGACCAGATCTTCTTCATCACGCGTAACCCCCTCATGCCGCCGGTCACCAGACTCGACGATCGCCAGGCGGCGGTCGCGTTCATGCTCGGCGAATCGATCGAAACGAGTGCGGGGGATCCGTCGCGAGCCGGGGAGTCCATCCGCGTCGTGGGGACGAACCCGTTCATCGTCGGCTCCGAAGGCGAGGAGGGGAACGTGTTCAGGGATCTCGTCCGATCGCTCGACGTCGACTGCTACGTCATGAACACGGGCTTCATCGGAGACGAGTCCATCGACGTCGGCGTCTACGAGTCGGTGACGCTCCTGACCGAGATCGCGAGAGGGACGATCGAGTGGCGGGCGGACGATCGAATGGGACTGACGATTCCCGACGAGGTCCCCGGCCTCGACATCGATCGGTACTACGTTCCCGACCACGTCGACGACTACGACGCGGCCAGCTCGGCGCTCAGAGACGATCGCGCGTCGTATCTTGACTCGTTCCCGCACCTCGACGACGAGATCACGAACGCCGTCTACTAACGCCCGGGTCGAGCGCGCCCGTTACCGAGTCGTCGAGATACGTGCAAAAACCGCCGGTGACCGCGCAGGTTATCAGTGTCGACGACCGTGTGCCCACCATGGCAACGAACGGGTCCGACCGAGACATTCACGTTCCGAATCGGCGGCGATGCGAACGGTGTGGACGAACCGAAGCCTGGGATAGCCCCGAGGGAGCGTGGACACTGATCGATTCCGACCGGGCTGGCAGCCGATTCTGCATTCACGAGTGGGACATCACCGGTTCGTTCTGTCCGGTTCCACCGGCCGACAGACGAGACGGAGCGTCGATGGTCGGGCCGCGGAAGGCCGTCTCGAACGAGAGCGGTGACTGACGGCTGACGGACTCACAGGTCAGCCGCGACGTCGGGTTGTCACGTCCGCTTCGGTAGGGTCGTGTGCAGCTTCGGTACGGACGTGTGCGGAACCACACTGGGACGTCGACTCGAAACGGTCGGACCGGGGCGAACACGGGGTGAGTGATGAGCGATTCCGCCGCACGTCGACGACCGTGTGACTCACCGTATCCGCCGGCCGCGCGGGTGGAACGAGAATCCTCGAGTGAAACGTACCCAGACAGCGCGTGAAGCGAACACACGGCGGTGGTCGGCTGCGCCGAAAAGCAACCCTTAAAACTCGCGCAGTGATTTGATCCCGTATGGCTGGAACTATCGAAGTACTCGTTCCGGGCGGTGCGGCCAATCCGGGGCCGCCGCTCGGACCGGAACTCGGACCGACGCCCGTAGACGTCCAGGCCGTCGTCCAGGAGATCAACGACCAGACCGCCGCGTTCGACGGAACCGAAGTCCCCGTCACCGTCGAGTACGAAGACGACGGCTCCTTCGACATCGACGTGGGTGTCCCGCCGACGGCCGCCCTCGTCAAGGACGAGGCCGGATTCGAGACCGGAAGCGGCGTCCCGCAGGAAGAGTTCGTCGCCGACCTGTCGGTCGAACAGGTCAAGACGATCGCCGAGCAGAAACTGCCGGACCTCCTCGCGTACGATCTGAAGAACGCGACGAAAGAGGTCGTCGGCACGTGTACGTCCCTCGGAGTCACGATCGAGGGCGAGAATCCGCGCGAGTTCAAAGCGAAGATCGACGAGGGCGAGTACGACGAGTTCTTCGCCGACGAAGCGGCCGCGTAGTCGACGGACGACTCGCCACCGGCACGACCTGTTCTCACCGGACGTCGAC comes from the Halovivax cerinus genome and includes:
- a CDS encoding HEWD family protein: MATNGSDRDIHVPNRRRCERCGRTEAWDSPEGAWTLIDSDRAGSRFCIHEWDITGSFCPVPPADRRDGASMVGPRKAVSNESGD
- a CDS encoding 50S ribosomal protein L11; the protein is MAGTIEVLVPGGAANPGPPLGPELGPTPVDVQAVVQEINDQTAAFDGTEVPVTVEYEDDGSFDIDVGVPPTAALVKDEAGFETGSGVPQEEFVADLSVEQVKTIAEQKLPDLLAYDLKNATKEVVGTCTSLGVTIEGENPREFKAKIDEGEYDEFFADEAAA
- a CDS encoding phosphoenolpyruvate carboxykinase (ATP), which codes for MSETGTEPPTYAQRLPDPASTSNVRYNPTLTVLRELARDDERQTEYGSPAYVSEYRSRSADRTKNAIDHDLTDEDHERVRDAIRSASDRELLCVDRLVGRHPDATFCCRLYVPTEHARIALTWAKLFEPTDGREPDFHTLQLPDHDETAIRVFPEEGTTVVLGSDYTGEAKKSFLRLFMYRAKRAGGLGLHAGSKRVTVSDAEGTQRTVGQLFLGLSATGKSTLTSHGCWLEEPEHAAMLQDDVCALLPDGSVAGSEGQGLYIKTDGLTKSEQPALYEAATADSAVLENVVVADDGTVDFDDDRYTANARAVVQRSELSSAADEIDLPHVDQIFFITRNPLMPPVTRLDDRQAAVAFMLGESIETSAGDPSRAGESIRVVGTNPFIVGSEGEEGNVFRDLVRSLDVDCYVMNTGFIGDESIDVGVYESVTLLTEIARGTIEWRADDRMGLTIPDEVPGLDIDRYYVPDHVDDYDAASSALRDDRASYLDSFPHLDDEITNAVY